The Misgurnus anguillicaudatus chromosome 15, ASM2758022v2, whole genome shotgun sequence genome has a window encoding:
- the c15h15orf39 gene encoding uncharacterized protein C15orf39 homolog, translated as MMSSNQGRSLINPLVQSKMEGAIGTIIPPGLPKADSLSHYSHDKAVPIPRGYFSYSLNGQDALDFNSLWDSPKTCVRNGSSPGIHPSATEGIYRPENISFSMDAGGRSVGPQELAAKQRLAYYANSPRHHSPRAAGVISPVAAPKGHIRGSGMSSTDGEGCVGLAVPKPVYGHSPCCTERGCTAGHTYADEHGPHRMSPRVYEDEWAAHFNRLAYLHKKGQEALAQQRVLHLERGAEGIPLKDGKTVGYHGIRSNGPGRSLPLMEPSHSSYTYNTTHPFIGSTSEYCQRAPVPLQIHRGLSTGYDPRTLTHHSVSSKVYQDRPHISKYTSIPPCSSVYYPQSQMEAYRADPNVITDDHARQHHMAHFHSPRPNFTNMPTSCPAVPPHHPLIPKFPTYPVYGVRLNSNQTSLHEKQCSPLPMHQSERPLDFSVRRVQTPDSPRELCRQSGTPGAFHPTPGHYRRLNSTATERSEGAGTGFVSDGCKDFTNIPKSDEELLKKRHRGETESGSEVDASSKRQKTEMASERPDQPQSPSFPPMPVINKVFSLAPYKIYFEATGMLPSQGNSKSPQAEATQLKQEPNIQSRDIEANSGENDLSPKPEASPANSNGLFGVDEIVKIKKEKTDPDETAYQSDMKVCLIEEINHSSVKEEQGELDSSISGSVPDHIVIKSDVEEDSNPPLEEKSESSACKTENPVENGVESDPVPTLPSTPPVQPPLTKFSLDKIPLHCLKLSNYKIVIPEVLKAPVSQPVVLPQSPVEAKPTASSKQARHQFMELHQSLCRLMYTFVTRTPCQELRDWLCKMDLRESVSHSSKAQRVSCLIGSKIREVWLKTEEMVMTLQKVVCQLQTYIESHRCPFPHVMRAGTVFIPMLVVKEVLFPQVQGTFIDQVLQEHRVELRPTTLSEERQLTQLHRKAFSSKLRRLLSLKHLPDIYPDVLNLLYYTSVCKFLDSTATDGVQKLPRGKNQLNMQEREYGQLR; from the exons ATGATGAGCAGCAACCAGGGGCGGAGCTTGATCAACCCTCTAGTTCAAAGTAAAATGGAAGGAGCCATTGGCACCATAATCCCTCCGGGTCTCCCGAAAGCAGATAGCTTGTCACATTATTCCCACGACAAAGCTGTACCAATCCCCCGAGGCTACTTCTCTTACTCTCTCAATGGACAAGATGCCCTTGACTTTAATTCTCTGTGGGACTCTCCTAAGACTTGTGTAAGAAATGGATCAAGCCCAGGGATCCATCCATCAGCCACCGAGGGCATATACAGGCCTGAAAATATATCTTTCTCTATGGATGCTGGTGGTCGCTCTGTCGGACCCCAAGAGTTGGCTGCGAAGCAAAGGCTGGCGTATTATGCCAACAGTCCTAGACATCACAGTCCCAGAGCTGCTGGGGTCATCTCACCGGTGGCAGCTCCAAAGGGTCACATTAGAGGATCGGGAATGTCTTCCACAGATGGAGAAGGTTGTGTTGGATTGGCCGTTCCAAAACCTGTGTACGGTCATAGCCCCTGTTGCACTGAGCGTGGATGCACTGCGGGGCATACATATGCCGATGAACACGGGCCGCATAGGATGTCCCCTCGCGTGTATGAGGACGAATGGGCTGCACATTTTAACCGTCTGGCATACCTGCATAAAAAGGGCCAGGAGGCGTTGGCACAACAGAGGGTTTTGCATTTAGAGCGTGGTGCGGAGGGAATACCATTAAAGGATGGAAAGACTGTGGGTTACCATGGTATCAGATCAAATGGGCCTGGGCGGTCGCTTCCTTTAATGGAACCGAGCCATAGCAGCTATACCTATAACACCACACATCCATTTATTGGTTCCACGTCGGAGTACTGTCAGCGTGCCCCAGTCCCCCTACAAATACACAGAGGTCTTTCCACTGGTTATGACCCGAGGACATTGACACACCATAGTGTTTCCTCTAAAGTATATCAGGATCGTCCTCACATTTCTAAATATACATCGATACCTCCATGTTCCAGTGTCTACTACCCTCAGAGTCAAATGGAGGCTTATCGAGCAGATCCTAATGTTATTACAGATGATCATGCACGGCAACATCACATGGCTCACTTTCATTCCCCCCGGCCTAATTTTACCAATATGCCAACTTCTTGCCCAGCTGTTCCTCCACACCATCCACTGATACCCAAATTTCCTACATACCCTGTGTATGGAGTGCGTTTAAATAGTAACCAGACATCACTGCACGAGAAGCAATGTTCACCTTTACCCATGCACCAATCTGAACGACCGCTTGATTTCTCCGTACGAAGGGTGCAGACACCTGACTCCCCTCGGGAGCTTTGTAGACAGTCTGGAACTCCCGGGGCTTTCCATCCCACACCGGGTCACTACAGACGTCTTAATAGCACAGCTACCGAGAGATCTGAGGGGGCTGGAACCGGCTTTGTTTCGGATGGCTGTAAAGATTTTACCAATATTCCCAAATCCGATGAAGAGCTACTTAAGAAAAGACACAGAGGTGAAACCGAAAGTGGTAGTGAAGTTGACGCATCGAGTAAAAGGCAAAAGACTGAAATGGCCTCTGAGCGGCCAGATCAGCCTCAGTCCCCATCTTTTCCACCAATGCCGGTCATTAATAAAGTTTTTAGTTTAGCTCcttataaaatttattttgaagCCACAGGTATGTTGCCATCACAAGGGAATTCAAAAAGTCCACAGGCTGAGGCTACGCAGCTTAAGCAAGAGCCAAATATTCAAAGTAGAGATATAGAAGCAAATTCAGGTGAAAATGACCTCAGCCCGAAACCTGAAGCTTCACCGGCTAACAGTAACGGTCTGTTTGGAGTGGACGAGATTGTAAAgatcaaaaaagaaaaaacggATCCAGATGAAACCGCTTATCAGTCGGATATGAAAGTTTGTTTGATAGAGGAAATTAATCACAGTTCGGTCAAAGAGGAGCAAGGGGAGTTGGACTCAAGCATATCTGGCTCTGTGCCTGACCACATTGTAATAAAAAGTGATGTGGAAGAGGACAGCAATCCACCCTTAGAAGAAAAATCTGAATCTTCAGCCTGTAAGACAGAGAATCCTGTGGAAAATGGTGTGGAATCTGATCCGGTTCCTACGTTGCCCTCAACACCACCAGTTCAACCTCCATTAACTAAATTCTCCCTCGATAAAATCCCACTTCATTGCCTTAAGTTGTCCAATTATAAGATAGTCATCCCCGAGGTCCTAAAAGCTCCAGTGTCCCAACCTGTTGTGCTTCCTCAGTCTCCTGTGGAGGCAAAGCCTACCGCAAGCAGTAAACAAGCCCGCCATCAGTTTATGGAGCTTCACCAGTCCCTCTGTAGACTTATGTATACTTTTGTTACACGTACTCCATGTCAAGAGCTCAGGGATTGGTTATGTAAAATGGACCTTCGAGAATCAGTCTCTCATTCAAGCAAAGCCCAGCGAGTGTCTTGCCTCATAGGGTCGAAAATAAGGGAAGTGTGGCTAAAAACCGAAGAAATGGTGATGACTCTTCAAAAGGTTGTCTGCCAGCTTCAAACATACATCGAAAGTCACAGATGTCCCTTTCCTCATGTCATGAGGGCCGGTACTGTGTTCATTCCCATGTTGGTGGTGAAAGAGGTGCTGTTTCCTCAGGTTCAGGGCACATTCATAGACCAGGTCCTGCAGGAACATCGGGTGGAGCTGAGACCCACCACTCTTTCAGAAGAGAGACAGCTGACTCAACTCCACAGAAAAGCTTTTTCCTCGAAACTTCGAAGGCTTTTGTCCCTAAAACACCTGCCAGATATCTACCCTGATGTTCTTAACCTTCTCTACTACACAAGTGTCTGCAAGTTCCTGG ATTCAACTGCTACAGATGGTGTCCAAAAATTGCCAAG GGGCAAAAACCAACTTAACATGCAAGAGAGAGAGTACGGACAGCTCAGATGA